One part of the Caproiciproducens sp. CPB-2 genome encodes these proteins:
- the ypdE gene encoding aminopeptidase, with protein MDIELVKKLSNADAVASHEDEVRSILLKELEGVSDEVDFDRLGSAIFHKKGDTQGPRVMVCAHMDEVGFLVRSVSKIGMLHVIPVGSVRTFSKFMQGVRVTTESGRKIPGVLNSVYADGDVKDLVVDIGAVSDEEALSLGIRAGDMVTFSSECQEYGIDGTFAGKAFDDRLGCYVMAETLKRLAGTPLPNQLYLAATSSEEVGLRGGKTSAYRIRPDIVIVLDVACWGNELVRDHTNNRQIGHGPMLLHYDKTMVPSSRLLNHIQKVADQNGVALQQDMFSNGGTDGGQAHLTRDGAVCAVLGIPLRYGHSPWSIGSRADVDNAVLLLTELIKSLDRIAYLSTVDFAHRRQP; from the coding sequence ATGGATATTGAGCTGGTAAAAAAACTGAGCAACGCGGACGCGGTCGCTTCGCACGAGGACGAGGTCAGAAGCATCCTGCTGAAAGAGCTGGAGGGTGTTTCGGACGAAGTCGATTTCGACAGGCTGGGCTCCGCCATCTTCCATAAAAAGGGGGATACGCAGGGCCCGCGCGTCATGGTGTGCGCCCATATGGACGAAGTCGGCTTCCTCGTCAGAAGCGTCAGCAAAATCGGCATGCTCCATGTCATTCCGGTCGGGAGCGTCCGCACCTTCTCCAAGTTCATGCAGGGGGTCCGGGTCACAACGGAATCCGGGCGTAAAATCCCCGGCGTTTTGAATTCCGTGTACGCGGACGGCGACGTGAAGGATCTGGTCGTCGACATCGGCGCCGTTTCCGATGAAGAAGCCCTTTCTCTGGGAATCCGCGCGGGGGATATGGTGACCTTCAGCAGCGAATGTCAGGAATACGGAATCGACGGTACCTTTGCGGGCAAGGCCTTTGACGACCGGCTCGGCTGCTACGTGATGGCGGAAACGCTGAAACGCCTGGCGGGCACCCCGCTTCCGAACCAGCTGTATCTGGCGGCTACGTCCAGCGAAGAGGTGGGGCTGAGGGGCGGAAAGACCTCCGCGTACAGGATTCGGCCCGATATCGTGATCGTGCTGGACGTCGCCTGCTGGGGAAACGAGCTGGTCAGGGACCACACCAACAACCGGCAGATCGGGCACGGCCCCATGCTGCTGCACTACGACAAGACCATGGTGCCTTCCTCCCGCCTTTTGAATCATATTCAGAAGGTCGCGGACCAAAACGGCGTTGCGCTGCAGCAGGATATGTTCAGCAACGGCGGTACGGACGGCGGCCAGGCGCACCTGACCCGGGACGGCGCGGTGTGCGCCGTGCTCGGCATCCCGCTTCGCTACGGCCACAGCCCGTGGTCCATCGGCAGCCGTGCCGATGTGGACAACGCGGTGCTTCTGCTGACGGAGCTGATCAAAAGCCTGGACCGGATCGCTTACCTTTCTACCGTGGATTTTGCGCACAGGAGGCAGCCATGA
- a CDS encoding M24 family metallopeptidase: MNRLEKCRVLLAGCNAQAMLCTSYHNKFYLSGLYSSSGYVLITQKQKYVIVDSRYYEEVRQNNRDAQVLLMTGEKTCDLLINRILEEENIRTVGFEGDDLSYDRYRSLEKKLRASLVPVNINPIRAVKDAQEIETIQKACAIADQAYAHILGFVRAGMREDEVANELVYFMKQNGAMKESFDTIAASGVRGSMPHAKAGARRIEAGDLVTLDFGAKVGQYCSDITRTFAVGKMPVPELRKIYETVRKAQQKGIEAVSAGARFCDADRAARSVIEEAGYGGYFGHNLGHSLGINDHEDPRLSPTEEARMEAGMVVTVEPGIYVPGLGGVRIEDDVLVTENGSRVLTRSPRQLIVADKE, from the coding sequence ATGAACAGACTTGAAAAATGCCGCGTGCTTCTGGCGGGCTGCAACGCACAGGCAATGCTGTGCACCTCTTACCACAACAAATTTTATCTTTCCGGGCTGTACAGCTCCTCGGGCTATGTGCTGATTACGCAGAAGCAGAAATATGTGATTGTGGATTCGCGCTATTACGAGGAAGTACGGCAGAACAACCGGGACGCACAGGTCCTTCTGATGACCGGGGAAAAGACCTGCGATCTGCTCATCAACAGGATTCTTGAAGAAGAAAATATCCGTACCGTCGGTTTTGAAGGCGACGATCTGTCCTACGACCGGTACCGGTCGCTGGAAAAGAAGCTCCGCGCTTCGCTGGTCCCCGTCAATATCAATCCGATCCGGGCAGTCAAAGACGCTCAGGAAATTGAGACCATACAGAAAGCCTGCGCCATCGCGGATCAGGCTTACGCGCACATTCTCGGCTTTGTCAGGGCCGGTATGCGCGAGGACGAAGTCGCAAACGAACTGGTTTACTTTATGAAGCAAAACGGCGCGATGAAGGAATCCTTCGACACCATTGCCGCCAGCGGCGTAAGGGGTTCCATGCCGCACGCCAAGGCCGGCGCCAGGCGGATTGAAGCCGGCGACCTTGTCACCCTTGACTTTGGGGCAAAGGTCGGCCAGTACTGCTCCGATATCACCCGCACGTTCGCGGTCGGGAAAATGCCGGTACCCGAATTGCGGAAAATCTATGAAACCGTCCGGAAAGCCCAGCAGAAGGGGATAGAGGCCGTCAGCGCCGGCGCCCGCTTCTGCGACGCGGACCGGGCGGCCAGGTCGGTGATTGAAGAAGCCGGGTACGGCGGGTATTTCGGCCACAACCTGGGCCATTCGCTGGGCATCAACGACCACGAGGACCCGCGCCTTTCCCCCACGGAGGAAGCGCGCATGGAGGCCGGGATGGTCGTGACCGTAGAGCCGGGCATCTATGTGCCGGGACTGGGCGGCGTGCGGATTGAAGACGACGTGCTGGTAACGGAAAACGGCTCCCGGGTGCTGACCCGCTCGCCCAGGCAGCTGATTGTTGCAGATAAGGAGTAA
- a CDS encoding PTS fructose transporter subunit IIC: MAITKKSAVNGGADRPKLNIGSTAPAPEKKSVWAELSKHVMTGISNMIPFLIMGGLILALSQLIPYVILGVDPSMGIVDAMNSGKYTGSSIGLLKFANLTAEFGGTLFGFAIPMFAAFMANSIGGKLAFPAGFIGGLMATKPTSILSLVDGKWEANSPVASTFLGAILIAIAAGYFVKWLNKSIKVSHNMLAFKSTFLIPIIAAAGVMLGMHYVVTPLGGLINSWIKAALGAAGAAGSYGYAIALSAATAIDLGGPINKAAGFVALSFTTDKLLPITARCIAIVVPSIGLGLATIIDKLVVGRHVFDKQFYPQGKTAMFLAFMGISEGSIPFALEKPSVTIPAYMIGAIVGGTSAVAMGAVQWFPESAVWAWPLISNIAAYIAGIAIGAVITALIVIFARNNLIKQGKLEVDSND; encoded by the coding sequence ATGGCAATTACCAAAAAGAGCGCAGTCAACGGCGGAGCCGACCGCCCGAAATTGAACATCGGTTCCACTGCCCCCGCACCGGAAAAAAAGAGTGTCTGGGCAGAGCTTTCCAAACATGTTATGACCGGTATCTCCAATATGATTCCGTTCCTGATCATGGGCGGACTGATCCTGGCACTTTCCCAGCTGATTCCTTACGTCATCCTCGGTGTCGATCCCTCCATGGGCATTGTTGACGCGATGAACTCCGGAAAATACACGGGGTCGTCCATCGGTCTGCTGAAATTTGCCAATCTGACCGCGGAATTCGGCGGAACCCTGTTCGGCTTTGCCATTCCGATGTTCGCGGCCTTCATGGCGAACTCCATCGGCGGAAAGCTCGCTTTCCCGGCCGGTTTTATCGGCGGCCTGATGGCTACCAAGCCGACTTCCATCCTGAGCCTTGTGGACGGCAAGTGGGAAGCCAATTCCCCGGTTGCTTCCACCTTCCTGGGCGCGATCCTGATTGCGATCGCAGCCGGTTATTTTGTAAAATGGCTGAATAAGTCCATTAAAGTAAGCCACAACATGCTTGCTTTCAAGAGCACCTTCCTGATTCCGATTATCGCGGCCGCCGGCGTGATGCTCGGCATGCACTATGTCGTTACCCCGCTCGGCGGACTGATCAACTCCTGGATCAAAGCGGCTCTGGGCGCGGCAGGCGCGGCAGGCAGCTACGGATACGCCATCGCGCTTTCCGCGGCGACCGCCATTGACCTTGGCGGCCCGATCAACAAGGCCGCGGGATTTGTGGCGCTGAGCTTTACGACCGACAAGCTGCTGCCGATTACGGCCCGCTGCATCGCCATTGTCGTTCCGTCGATCGGCCTCGGCCTTGCGACGATCATCGACAAACTGGTTGTCGGCAGACATGTCTTTGACAAGCAGTTCTATCCCCAGGGAAAAACCGCCATGTTCCTTGCCTTCATGGGCATCAGCGAAGGCTCCATCCCGTTCGCCCTTGAGAAACCCTCCGTCACGATTCCTGCCTATATGATCGGCGCGATCGTCGGCGGTACCTCCGCCGTCGCCATGGGCGCCGTCCAGTGGTTCCCGGAATCCGCTGTCTGGGCATGGCCGCTGATCTCCAATATCGCCGCCTATATTGCGGGAATCGCCATCGGAGCGGTCATCACCGCGCTGATCGTTATTTTCGCCCGGAACAACCTGATCAAGCAGGGCAAGCTGGAAGTAGACTCCAACGACTGA
- a CDS encoding PTS fructose transporter subunit IIB, with protein MAKKLVALCACTMGLAHTFMAAQSLEEAAKELGYEVKIETQGADGIQNALTPKDLAEADIIIQAVAITPENNDRFDNYDVYEISLQDAIKNAKGTIREIEEMISAEAQ; from the coding sequence ATGGCAAAGAAACTGGTGGCTCTGTGCGCCTGCACAATGGGTCTGGCCCATACCTTCATGGCCGCGCAGTCCCTGGAGGAAGCGGCGAAGGAGCTGGGGTATGAGGTGAAGATCGAAACGCAGGGCGCGGACGGGATCCAGAACGCGCTTACCCCGAAGGATCTTGCAGAAGCCGACATTATTATTCAGGCCGTGGCGATCACGCCGGAAAACAACGACCGTTTCGACAACTACGACGTGTATGAAATCAGCCTGCAGGACGCCATCAAAAACGCCAAAGGCACCATTCGGGAAATCGAGGAAATGATTTCCGCAGAAGCACAATAA
- a CDS encoding PTS sugar transporter subunit IIA, which yields MQEDSVFKREYVLLDADVSTKEECLAFIAEKAVEFGISSGVQATVDGFMERENVDSTGFSDGFAIPHTRCDAVLKPSVLVVKTKHGIDWPSMDGEPTVAVLALLVPKEVGGTVHLKLLSALSRKLVNAEFQKSLLHSCDPDEIFGIINQAIQS from the coding sequence ATGCAGGAAGATAGCGTTTTTAAGAGGGAGTACGTCCTGCTGGATGCGGACGTTTCCACGAAAGAGGAATGCCTGGCCTTCATCGCCGAAAAGGCGGTGGAGTTCGGTATCAGTTCCGGCGTACAGGCGACCGTCGACGGCTTTATGGAGCGTGAAAACGTGGACAGCACCGGCTTCAGCGACGGGTTTGCCATTCCGCACACGCGCTGCGACGCGGTCCTGAAACCCTCGGTGCTTGTGGTCAAGACAAAGCACGGCATCGACTGGCCGTCCATGGACGGCGAACCGACCGTGGCGGTTCTCGCGCTGCTGGTTCCAAAGGAAGTGGGGGGCACGGTGCACCTGAAGCTCCTTTCCGCGCTTTCGCGCAAGCTGGTCAACGCGGAGTTTCAGAAATCACTGCTCCATTCATGTGATCCCGATGAAATATTCGGTATTATAAATCAAGCGATTCAAAGTTAA
- a CDS encoding BglG family transcription antiterminator: MLTKIQIKLIQHLSETQTPLTAEDIAKLIDISSRTAKRYVEIINDEIKEDGLEIVSKRGVGYELKGDLRAVKKLLSGESYEDSAERVRSILLTIIQSQPVTIETLSGCVHLSPSTVNKMMPSIKDYLHKYSLELSSKPYYGLLIDGGEINIRALLTDIGFNNGQSSFQVNLPNLSEDEYQQIDGTVLEHLKKIHVVAADRDIQNLSMRIAVSFSRARQGCRLTDLSLPKNVRRYHLQVIHQMMDPLAKSFGIALDDEEVQYIAALSGPVIQSFEADKVNVEDHIHNFVKDRIREISLISGSDYSADEKVTESLSVHIKILLERMESQIPVKNPLLSQIKKKYPIEMNYAIFLAQKIEKEYGVTIGEDELGYLAMHFGAFHERMNSRKKAVVLCSYGIGTSQLITERISREIPELEIAGVYPIHYLESALAHDPDIVISTVDIDGYHSDIPLVVIEDFLGSDCIIRIRDALYHSGEEKPGLAAMFRPEAFFRLQAQTREEAIEEIGKRMLAMGLIQKSTLDSVKMREKKSSTDIGNLVAVPHTIFQGELPSVVGIGILQQPIKWGEENVQLLFFISFNSADSVNASMFRQLYGCVKDIRRVNQLIASSSYDEFMNHFSF, encoded by the coding sequence ATGCTGACGAAAATTCAAATCAAACTGATACAACATCTCAGCGAGACGCAGACTCCCCTGACGGCGGAGGACATTGCCAAGCTGATCGATATTTCCTCCCGTACCGCCAAACGGTATGTTGAAATCATCAATGATGAAATCAAGGAAGACGGGCTGGAAATCGTTTCAAAGCGCGGCGTGGGCTATGAGCTGAAAGGCGACCTCAGGGCGGTGAAAAAGCTGCTGAGCGGCGAGTCCTACGAAGACAGCGCCGAACGTGTCAGAAGCATTCTTCTGACGATTATCCAGTCACAGCCCGTCACAATAGAAACGCTTTCCGGCTGCGTGCATTTGAGCCCTTCCACCGTAAACAAGATGATGCCGTCCATCAAGGACTATCTCCACAAATACAGCCTGGAGCTGTCTTCAAAGCCCTATTACGGACTGTTGATAGACGGCGGGGAAATCAACATCCGCGCACTGCTGACGGACATCGGATTCAACAACGGGCAGAGCAGCTTTCAGGTCAATCTGCCGAATCTGAGCGAAGACGAGTATCAGCAGATCGACGGTACCGTGCTGGAGCACTTGAAGAAGATTCACGTCGTCGCCGCGGACAGGGATATTCAGAATCTGTCCATGCGCATCGCCGTTTCCTTTTCCCGCGCAAGGCAGGGCTGCCGTCTGACCGATCTTTCGCTGCCGAAAAACGTGCGCCGGTATCACCTGCAGGTGATCCATCAGATGATGGACCCGCTCGCAAAGTCCTTTGGCATTGCGCTGGACGACGAAGAGGTTCAATATATTGCCGCGCTTTCCGGCCCCGTGATCCAGAGCTTTGAAGCGGATAAGGTAAATGTGGAGGACCATATCCACAACTTTGTAAAGGACCGGATCAGGGAAATTTCCCTGATTTCCGGCTCCGACTATTCCGCCGACGAAAAAGTGACCGAATCCCTGTCCGTACACATCAAAATTCTTCTGGAGCGGATGGAGAGCCAGATTCCGGTGAAAAACCCCCTGCTCAGCCAGATCAAAAAGAAGTATCCGATCGAGATGAACTACGCGATCTTTCTGGCGCAGAAGATTGAAAAGGAGTACGGCGTAACCATAGGCGAAGACGAATTAGGATACCTTGCCATGCATTTCGGCGCGTTCCATGAAAGGATGAACAGCCGGAAAAAGGCAGTCGTTCTGTGCAGCTACGGAATCGGCACAAGCCAGCTGATTACCGAGCGGATCAGCAGGGAAATCCCGGAGCTTGAAATTGCCGGCGTGTACCCGATCCACTATCTGGAAAGCGCGCTCGCACACGATCCCGATATTGTTATTTCCACCGTCGATATCGACGGCTATCACAGCGATATCCCTCTGGTGGTCATCGAGGATTTTCTGGGCAGCGACTGTATTATCCGGATCAGGGACGCCCTTTATCACAGCGGGGAAGAAAAGCCCGGCCTCGCCGCCATGTTCCGTCCGGAAGCATTTTTCCGGCTTCAGGCGCAGACGCGGGAAGAGGCGATTGAAGAGATTGGAAAAAGAATGCTGGCGATGGGCCTCATTCAAAAAAGTACGCTGGATTCCGTTAAGATGAGGGAGAAGAAATCCTCCACGGACATCGGCAATCTGGTGGCCGTTCCGCACACCATCTTTCAGGGGGAGCTGCCTTCCGTGGTGGGGATCGGCATTTTACAGCAGCCGATTAAATGGGGGGAGGAGAACGTTCAGCTGCTGTTCTTTATCAGCTTCAACAGTGCCGACAGCGTCAACGCATCCATGTTCCGGCAGCTGTACGGATGCGTAAAGGATATCAGACGGGTAAACCAGCTGATTGCTTCCTCTTCTTACGATGAATTTATGAATCATTTTTCTTTTTGA
- a CDS encoding HPr family phosphocarrier protein — protein sequence MKQFTYTITDAEGIHARPAGLLVKTAAAFASDIQVVKDGNAANAKKIFAVMGLAAKKGETVTVTAEGGDEAKAFETLQAFFKANL from the coding sequence ATGAAGCAGTTTACTTATACCATTACGGATGCCGAAGGAATCCACGCCCGTCCGGCCGGGCTGCTTGTAAAAACAGCGGCGGCGTTTGCTTCGGACATTCAGGTAGTCAAGGACGGAAACGCGGCAAACGCCAAAAAGATTTTCGCGGTCATGGGGCTGGCCGCCAAAAAGGGTGAGACGGTAACCGTTACTGCGGAAGGCGGCGACGAGGCAAAAGCTTTTGAAACGCTGCAGGCTTTTTTCAAGGCCAATTTATAA
- a CDS encoding reverse transcriptase family protein yields the protein MLHTLEDFCRYLYHNRDGRKFYRCYYQLLRLSREKYRCGCYTLRELPKGESGTRLLCVPNRALRRVQKGILGLLPAAGPRCATAYLPGKSVLDNAWPHLGQPLVVKLDIRAFFDSISFAQVFRAVDRALEASPYVGCHYLNADDRSFLENRNYNSVLSFYFARFCTRGGSLPQGAPTSPLLSNLVFGPIDGQISAYCGRRGIAYTRYSDDMTFSGAFNPLALIDFVRRVLAENGFTLNDRKTRILNRGQRRKITGVVANQKLQAPREYRREIRRELYYIRKYGWESHLAHENIAQGAEQYRRSLLGRVGFVLQLCPADGEFLRYRQWLLEN from the coding sequence ATGCTTCATACGCTTGAAGACTTTTGCAGATATCTTTACCATAACCGGGACGGGCGGAAGTTTTACCGGTGCTATTACCAGCTTCTGCGCCTTTCCCGTGAAAAATACCGGTGCGGCTGCTACACCCTTCGCGAGCTGCCGAAGGGAGAAAGCGGCACGCGGCTGCTCTGTGTTCCGAACCGCGCGCTCAGAAGGGTGCAGAAAGGCATTTTAGGGCTGCTGCCCGCCGCCGGGCCGCGCTGCGCGACCGCTTATTTGCCGGGAAAATCCGTACTGGACAACGCGTGGCCTCATCTGGGACAGCCTCTGGTGGTCAAGCTGGACATCCGTGCCTTTTTCGACAGCATTTCTTTCGCGCAGGTATTCCGCGCCGTCGACCGGGCGCTGGAAGCTTCTCCTTACGTGGGGTGCCATTATCTGAATGCGGATGACCGTTCTTTTTTGGAAAACCGGAATTACAACAGTGTTCTCAGCTTCTATTTTGCGCGTTTTTGTACCCGGGGCGGCTCGCTTCCCCAGGGAGCGCCGACCAGTCCCCTTCTTTCCAATCTGGTTTTCGGGCCGATCGACGGGCAGATCAGCGCGTATTGCGGCAGGCGCGGGATCGCCTATACCCGTTACAGCGACGATATGACTTTTTCCGGTGCCTTCAATCCGCTGGCGCTCATCGATTTTGTGCGGCGCGTTCTGGCGGAAAACGGATTCACCCTAAACGACCGGAAGACGCGGATTTTAAATCGCGGACAGCGGAGAAAGATCACCGGGGTAGTGGCAAACCAAAAGCTTCAGGCCCCCAGGGAATACCGCCGCGAAATCCGCCGGGAGCTGTACTATATTCGGAAGTACGGATGGGAATCCCATCTTGCCCATGAAAACATAGCGCAGGGGGCCGAGCAGTACCGGCGCAGCCTGCTCGGGCGCGTCGGCTTTGTGCTGCAGCTTTGTCCGGCGGACGGCGAATTTCTGCGGTACAGACAGTGGCTTTTGGAAAATTGA
- a CDS encoding DeoR/GlpR family DNA-binding transcription regulator has translation MEMSAARRRMEIYQLLQKESSVAVNDLAERFHVSAMTIRRDLLFFEKQGFVTTGYGGAYLNTRTAVEPSFSVKSGQLTDRKRAIGYEASRLIEDGDTVIIDCGTTTLQVARCIQEKKLTVITNSWPVIQYLGSRPKIRLILAPGEYNEVSAGAVSGITAEFFQNFRADKVFAGTHGCSLEYGATVPGPEDALVKKALLRAGNRKYLLADHTKFGQTYLTRYADLSEFDCVITDGGIPQAYYSKLEKVCKKIVTAGPDAEKREQKD, from the coding sequence ATGGAAATGAGTGCCGCGCGACGCAGGATGGAAATCTATCAGCTTCTGCAAAAGGAGAGCTCCGTGGCGGTCAATGATCTGGCGGAGCGGTTCCATGTTTCCGCCATGACGATCCGCAGGGACCTTCTTTTCTTTGAAAAGCAAGGCTTTGTGACCACCGGCTACGGGGGAGCGTATTTAAATACCCGCACGGCGGTCGAGCCGAGCTTTTCCGTGAAATCCGGCCAGCTGACCGACCGGAAGCGGGCCATCGGGTACGAAGCGTCCCGGCTGATCGAGGACGGGGATACCGTCATCATCGACTGCGGGACCACCACGCTGCAGGTTGCCAGATGCATCCAGGAGAAAAAGCTGACCGTTATTACCAACTCGTGGCCGGTGATCCAGTATTTGGGAAGCCGTCCGAAAATCCGGCTGATTCTTGCCCCGGGGGAATACAACGAGGTTTCCGCGGGGGCCGTCAGCGGAATCACCGCAGAGTTTTTTCAGAATTTCCGGGCGGACAAGGTGTTTGCCGGTACGCACGGGTGCAGTCTGGAGTACGGCGCAACGGTGCCGGGACCGGAGGATGCTCTGGTAAAGAAGGCATTGCTCCGCGCGGGCAACCGGAAATACCTTCTGGCGGACCATACCAAATTCGGACAGACGTATCTGACCCGGTACGCCGATCTTTCCGAATTTGACTGCGTCATCACCGACGGCGGCATTCCGCAGGCGTATTACTCCAAATTGGAGAAGGTGTGTAAAAAAATCGTCACCGCCGGACCGGACGCGGAAAAACGGGAGCAAAAGGATTAA
- a CDS encoding MarR family winged helix-turn-helix transcriptional regulator: protein MEKMRIGLELRSLNNMIRRYFEFSSHKNEIETITGNNGWIIGYLADNADKDIYQKDLEDHFTITRSTASKVLSLMEQKGLVQRQAVAQDARLKKIVLTEKAWKIKGLMREDAERMERTLTSGFTEEEVETLYSYLQRMRTNISNMNPALS, encoded by the coding sequence ATGGAAAAGATGAGGATTGGGCTGGAGCTTCGCTCGCTGAACAACATGATCCGGCGCTATTTTGAATTTTCTTCCCATAAAAATGAAATCGAAACCATCACCGGAAATAACGGGTGGATTATCGGCTATCTTGCCGATAATGCGGATAAAGATATCTATCAGAAGGATTTGGAGGATCACTTTACCATCACCCGTTCCACAGCGTCGAAAGTACTCAGCCTGATGGAACAAAAGGGGCTGGTTCAAAGGCAGGCGGTCGCGCAGGACGCGCGCCTGAAAAAGATTGTCCTCACAGAAAAAGCATGGAAAATCAAAGGGCTCATGCGGGAGGACGCCGAGAGGATGGAACGGACCCTGACAAGCGGATTTACGGAGGAAGAAGTGGAAACGCTGTACTCTTACCTGCAAAGGATGAGGACAAATATATCCAATATGAACCCTGCTCTTTCCTGA
- a CDS encoding ABC transporter ATP-binding protein → MIKTLLSSVREYKKNSLLAPAYVTFESILEIVIPTLMAYLIDYGINRKSMPNVLWIGLALVVCAMISLLTGILAGRSAAIASSGFAKNLRRDMFYNVQKFSFSNIDKFSTASIITRLTTDVTNVQNAYQMLVRLGVRAPVMIVFALIFSFRIDARLSLIFLATIPVLGVGLFMIISHVHPIFVRVFNTYDKLNRIVQENLLGIRVVKSYIREDHEEEKFAGISQSIFQDFTKAEKRIAFNMPLMQLCLYASMLLLSWFGAKEIIASNNNPVIGLSTGELASLITYALQILMSLMMLSMVFVMIIIARASAERIVEILNEESDLKNGENPVCTVEDGSITFENVTFTYSRKADKPVLDGINLSIASGETVGILGGTGSSKSSLVQLIPRLYDVTAGKVTVGGVDVRDYDLESLRNQVAMVLQKNVLFSGTVKENLRWGSADATEEEMIHACRLAQADGFIREFPDQYDTYIEQGGTNVSGGQKQRLCIARALLKKPKILILDDSTSAVDTKTDELIRQAFRKDIPNTTKIIIAQRVSSVQDADKIIVLDDGKINAVGTHEELLGTCAIYREVYESQNRGGALHE, encoded by the coding sequence ATGATAAAAACGCTTCTCTCCAGCGTGAGAGAATATAAAAAGAATTCCCTGCTTGCCCCGGCATATGTGACCTTCGAGTCGATTCTTGAAATCGTCATTCCCACGCTGATGGCGTATCTGATCGACTACGGAATCAATCGGAAAAGCATGCCCAATGTTCTGTGGATCGGGCTTGCGCTGGTCGTCTGCGCGATGATCTCGCTACTGACCGGCATTCTCGCGGGCCGCAGCGCGGCGATCGCCTCTTCGGGCTTTGCAAAAAATTTACGCCGCGATATGTTCTATAACGTGCAGAAATTTTCTTTTTCCAATATTGATAAATTTTCAACCGCCAGTATCATCACACGGCTGACCACCGACGTCACCAATGTACAGAACGCTTATCAGATGCTGGTGCGCCTCGGGGTGCGGGCGCCCGTGATGATCGTATTCGCGCTGATTTTTTCTTTCCGGATCGACGCCCGTCTTTCGCTGATCTTTCTTGCGACGATCCCCGTGCTCGGCGTCGGCCTTTTTATGATCATCTCGCATGTCCACCCGATTTTCGTGCGGGTATTCAATACCTACGACAAGCTGAACCGCATTGTTCAGGAAAACCTGCTCGGCATCCGGGTCGTCAAATCCTATATCCGCGAGGATCATGAGGAAGAGAAGTTCGCGGGCATTTCCCAGTCGATTTTTCAGGATTTTACGAAAGCGGAAAAGAGAATCGCGTTCAATATGCCGCTGATGCAGCTTTGCCTCTATGCCAGCATGCTCTTGCTTTCCTGGTTTGGCGCCAAAGAAATCATCGCCAGCAACAACAATCCCGTAATCGGGCTTTCGACAGGAGAGCTGGCCAGCCTGATCACCTACGCCCTGCAGATCCTGATGAGCCTGATGATGCTTTCCATGGTGTTTGTCATGATCATTATCGCACGCGCGTCGGCGGAGCGTATTGTGGAAATCCTGAATGAGGAAAGCGATCTCAAAAACGGGGAAAACCCTGTCTGCACAGTAGAAGACGGTTCCATCACCTTTGAAAACGTCACTTTTACTTATTCCAGAAAGGCCGACAAGCCGGTCCTTGACGGGATCAACCTGTCCATCGCGTCAGGGGAGACGGTCGGTATCCTCGGCGGAACCGGCTCCTCGAAATCGAGCCTTGTTCAGCTGATTCCGCGCCTTTATGATGTCACCGCAGGAAAGGTAACCGTCGGCGGCGTCGACGTGCGGGATTACGATCTTGAATCGCTCCGCAATCAGGTGGCGATGGTGCTGCAGAAAAATGTGCTTTTTTCCGGCACGGTCAAAGAGAACCTCCGCTGGGGCAGTGCGGACGCCACGGAGGAAGAAATGATCCATGCCTGCAGGCTTGCCCAGGCCGACGGCTTCATCCGGGAATTCCCGGATCAGTACGATACCTATATCGAGCAGGGCGGCACCAATGTGTCCGGCGGACAGAAACAGCGGCTGTGCATCGCGCGGGCATTGCTGAAAAAGCCCAAAATTCTGATTCTGGACGATTCCACCAGCGCGGTCGACACCAAAACCGACGAATTGATCCGCCAGGCGTTTCGGAAGGACATCCCGAACACGACGAAAATTATCATCGCGCAGCGTGTTTCCTCCGTTCAGGACGCCGACAAAATCATTGTGCTCGACGACGGCAAAATCAACGCGGTCGGGACGCACGAGGAACTGCTCGGGACCTGTGCCATTTACAGGGAAGTCTACGAGTCTCAGAACAGAGGAGGCGCTCTCCATGAGTAA